The nucleotide sequence CCTTATAAAATGAAAGCATCTTTAACCTTAGGTAAGGTGAACGTGTGGGGAGGGCCAATGATGGTTTCAGAAACAAAGTACTAGGATCTTTAACCTGGGTAAGTTGTTCCTTTGAGGTGGTATCCAGTTCTGTGTGATTGGAATTTTTCTCCTCAACATAATGTGGGCATTAACAGTATGATATCCTGTAGCTTGGTGCGAGTATAAGGAAAATtgttattttatcttgttttatGTTATTCTTATTATAATTTCTGCAGGTCGTGATCGTAGACGTTCTCGTAGCTACTCACCGTATCGACCACGCGAAAGAGATTGCTCTTATTCAAGGGGCCGGCGGGAACGATCCCACTCACCATATGGGAGGGGGTCGCATAGAAGGTGCAGGGATCGATCGATTTCACCTATCAGCAACGGCAACCTCAAATCTGATTAGCACACCAGTCTGCATTCTGGAGCCTTCTCTTCCACCATATTTACATCACTGTGGCAATTATAAGTTCTGATAGGTCGGCAAAAACTTCTTTTTCGTACCCTGCTTTCTTGGATTGGAATGAAGAAATTTCATCTCCGATCCCAACTTTATGCCTTTGAGCTCATCACCGTATGTAGGATTGTTCATCCATCAAGTTTCAGACAGCATGTGATGTTGCTTTCATATGCAGGGGCACTTCATTTTGCCCACAAACAAGTTCttgtattttttcttttgaccttTCTCTTCTGCTATGCGTATGTTTGAGAGTATTGTGTTGTGACATTTTACCATGTTCAAGGGAAAAGCGAAAAAAGGCCTACATCGCGTTGAATCATTTCCAATCTGATTGCCGTTGTTCCCCTAATTTATTGGTTCTGGATGCCCAGTCTGCATTGATTTGAATCGAAGCTCGTTTGTTACGAGGGAGAGTTGGGTGACTAAGAGCATTGCTATGTAAGAGTAGTAGCTGCAGGCGGTTTTGCCAAGAGCGTGCAACGCCAGCGCCCTATATTTGACACGGCGGCTGCCCAATAGATTTCAGAAGTTTGACCGAAGCGTCTTGTCCGATGTTTTCCTCTATAAATAAGAAGATTTATCTACTTCAGCAACCAACCAGTTCCAAAGCCTTCTTCATTTCCTTGTCAACGTTTTCATTTGTCCGTAAGGAGGGAGAATTCACACGTCACTCTGGTTGGCCCGGATATTCGAAATATTGGAGGCTTAGAAACTGATTACCTTAATCTGGTACAGTGGTCGACAGCATTAAGGAAACAGCAAAAAGCGGCGTTTACGAAGAACGAGCGACGGATCGGGAAGGGGAGAGCAGCTTGGAGCAAGCCCGGTGGGCAAGCGCACGTCACTCGCCATCTCCACCGGGTTTTGAGAGAGTCACCGGCATCGGCAGCCCGGGTGGACCGTGGACGCGGTGGGACGCACGCCGGGCCGACCTGGGAGAGTCTCTGGTCACGCTTCACCAACCTTGGAAGATCTGCTTCGATAGGGAAAGTTTTCGGGGCAGCATCCATCGCCGGTGTTCGTTGCTCGCGTGTTCCAACTTAAATGGAATCTCGAGCGCGGGTTCCAGTTGTTGGTGGCACCGGAGGAAGTCATGAGGTTGAGAAATCTCAAACTTGGCTCATTTATATTCCGACTCTGAAATCCAATTCAAGCCCAGCTTTTATGGTGATGGAGCATGCGTTACTCAAAGCTAAATTGCAAGGCTGACTGGAGATGCTCACAACCGCTTGTTTATGCAGCACCGCTACACTAGGCTGATAGTCCAGCTTTCAAGCCAACATATAATATAAGAAATTAACATTCATTCTGCCAATCCATCCTACCATCGTTTTCTGGTGGGCAATTCTAATTCATTGCTCCATGTTGAGGTTAATCTACCAGGTCAGGAATATTTGGTGGACACTCATACCTGATAAGTTACATACTGCAGCACTACTTCCCACCTGAAAAGGATCAGTAAATTACATTGTGCTACTGTTCTTGGTCTAGGAAAGGTTAGCCCTCTTCACACATGGGATTCCCGATACCTTCAGAAAGCATCCAAGAGGAAGATGCAGCATTCTTTCTTCGACCTATTCATGTAAAATAGTACCTTTCATCTCGATCCTGTCGGGAGTGGAGAGTTTTCAACTTCCTTGCAGTTTGGATGAAGCCCAGAATCACCTGCATCTCATCCACTTGCTTTTGTATATGGACAAAGGAACAAGGTTagttcagaaaaaaaatatatagaagaaTAGGGCATCAGGTATCCTACAGGGCTTCAAGTGTATATGGCATAAATCATCCGTCATATGAATTTAAAAACATTTAAACGATGCATGCCAACATTCACATGAAGTGCAGGGTAACAATTAATGGTCAATGGGTACCTGAGAGATGAAATGATGCTGCACTCCATGAACCAGCTGCTTCTTAGATGGATTGGGATTACTGCTGACCTGAAATTTCTTTCTGATGTTAGTTCTGCAAAGAAATTCATAGCTTCCGGGAAGAGGTGTGGCTAGAATCTGATTGGAAAGTGACTGATGATATAACTCACCAAATTGAAATGCCCCCAATATCTCCATAAAGCGGCAGTTCCAAGTTTTGCCAAATTCACCCTCTGTCATCAATAAAGAATTCAGAACATAAACAACAATGCCACAGATTGCATCTGACACAAAATGTATAGATATGCCTCCTCGCATGGAGATATCATAATGATGGTAACATAATTGTCATCTTTTCCCGCTTAAAGGTTGTATGCCTGGAACCAAACTACTTAGTCTGATTTCCACTTTTCTGGATCATGTCCTTGTAAAAATACTTATGCATTATCAATTTTATACAACAATCCACTGATAAACAGTGTATTCTAGATGAGCATGCAATAGCGAAATTTATTACCTTTTGAGGCTTAAACATATGAGATCGCATATCCCTGTAGCTGGTTCGACTCATTGCCTTGACTGAGGATGCCCAAGGTCCGGTATGCCTCACCCTACGCTTTGTTGGTTTATGGAGCTCCATTCTAGCTGTACACCAAAGAGGAGATAAGAAATAGTTCTGATGAATGAATCATATTGCTCATCACAGTTGCTAACCTTACAACTACAATCCAAGAGTAGGTAATAAACTCACAGTAATCAACATCTTTCTCTCCCATGTCAGAGCTACTACAGATTGAGTTATTGCAATCAATCTCATAGTCATCTTCATTTCCAGTTGGAGCTTCCAGCAcactcaaagcattcc is from Phoenix dactylifera cultivar Barhee BC4 chromosome 18, palm_55x_up_171113_PBpolish2nd_filt_p, whole genome shotgun sequence and encodes:
- the LOC103699056 gene encoding uncharacterized protein LOC103699056 isoform X1 yields the protein MARNVNFFALSMFLLCSVCWLKFKIFFRQMMEAEFCSPRTLSSSREESGDEELSVLPRHTKVIITGNNRTKSVLVGLQGVVKKAVGLGGWHWLVLKNGVEVKLQRNALSVLEAPTGNEDDYEIDCNNSICSSSDMGEKDVDYSRMELHKPTKRRVRHTGPWASSVKAMSRTSYRDMRSHMFKPQKRVNLAKLGTAALWRYWGHFNLVSSNPNPSKKQLVHGVQHHFISQQVDEMQVILGFIQTARKLKTLHSRQDRDERYYFT
- the LOC103699056 gene encoding uncharacterized protein LOC103699056 isoform X2 — its product is MMEAEFCSPRTLSSSREESGDEELSVLPRHTKVIITGNNRTKSVLVGLQGVVKKAVGLGGWHWLVLKNGVEVKLQRNALSVLEAPTGNEDDYEIDCNNSICSSSDMGEKDVDYSRMELHKPTKRRVRHTGPWASSVKAMSRTSYRDMRSHMFKPQKRVNLAKLGTAALWRYWGHFNLVSSNPNPSKKQLVHGVQHHFISQQVDEMQVILGFIQTARKLKTLHSRQDRDERYYFT